From Coregonus clupeaformis isolate EN_2021a chromosome 2, ASM2061545v1, whole genome shotgun sequence:
GGCCTTGTGGGGTTGTCAGCAATACTGTTTGATGCACTGCACCCTTTATTTGTTCAGTGTTTAGAATCTCCAGTGGGGAAGAGGAAAAGAAGCTTGGCTGTTAGTTCTTCTCAGGACCCATCTTTCTCAGGATTAAACCAGGTCTGAAACCACAACCGCCTCTTAATACTCCCCCAAATTCTGTTTGCTTTTTTCTTTTGGAGTTTATTTTACCCATTTAGAAACAGTACTACTTTTTTATTTCATTAATTTGGTCAATAATTTATGAACACCATATTGGCATTAAACCAGACACACATGCTAAACAGATCTAGAGATTAACACCTAATCCAGATTGCAGGGATCTGTGTTTAGGTGGATGAAGGACATATGGTGACTAGTAGTGGAAGATGCTGTTGAATTTTCTACagtttgatttttaaaaaagagGACGTGCTCCTCATTTGAAGTCGTCACTGCGCCCACTAGGCTAATTTATATTTTGTTGCTTTTCCATTTCCTTGGAGCTGTTTCTCTGGTTGAGTTTTCTGTGCCAGTTAAGCAGAGGATTATTTTCTCTTGGTTTCACAAATGATCATCTCCTTCTGGGTTTCAGGATATGTCAACACAGGAAAATGTCAGTCACTAACCCGTAACAGTAGTGTGTATATTTCAAGTGACCGTGTTGGCCAAAATGAGCCAACATTGAGTTGAGTGCAATTTTCTTAAATTCCTACAGATTTTCTGTCTGCTCAGCAGTACTGTAGCTATTTGGTTTACATGACCTGCATTGGCATTAGACTACAGAAGGGAAAACTGGGCCATGTGGCTATGAAAACCTTGCTGTGGTGATACTCTGTTGGAGAGCAACTGGCAATGTGGCAGCCATTGAGCTGGTCTGAACTAGCTTCCTGTTGCCAGAGACGGTGCTGCTGACATCACAGCCTGCCTGGCCCGGCTGACTGTTGGCAAGCAGCCAGTGGCATGATGAGTAGAAAAAAGGAATGTTTGGAAAATGTAGGGCCTGAATAGCCAGAATGGGGACCGGCACGGCAGACGGGTGGGGTTAGCTTATGCTTGCTCGCCGATTAGCAGACCTACAGTTCAAAAATTTTCAGTTCCTGTTTTTCAAAGGGGAAGAGAACTTAACTGCTTGAACACTAATTATTAGTATGGCTTTGCAACCAGAATCCTCAGTCTGAAAATCTTACTTCCGATGAAACATACTTTGACTTTAAAAGTATCTAGGTTTGGGCTACTTTGTTTCACAGGTTGGTTTGTTAGGGTGGGCCTGTGAAGTCAATATGGTTGCTTTTGAGATGGTTGTGAATGTTCAGGTAATGGTATGTTGTCGAAGAGTGTACTAAGAACCAACATTCAAAGAAATGCAGTGACTCGGCATGTTAGATTTTAAACCAacatgtagcctattttgaaAGTCATTGGCCTATTAGATACAGGTCTGACTTTGAAGTATTTTTTACAAGGTAACTGATCCGCGATTCACAATTACTATTGTTATCTGTAACAGTGTATGTCAACGGTTCATCATTTCCTTGAATATTAGCAGATGGAAAAGAAAATGGGATGCTTTTGGTCAGAACAGGTCTGTCTTTTGTTGTGAAAATGGCCTGCCCACATTGGATAGGTTGTGTATTTGAACCACATTCTCAATTAGGCTACATTTCTACTGATGGTTCAAATGATGAAACTAACTTTCAGCAATCCTTTGACTGTACGCATTGCTCATGCAAGTGCTATAATGGATGACTTATTTTCACATTTATGAAACTCATACTTACCATTACATAGTTCTTAAGGCTCTAGACCTAGGTGAAGTCAAAATTTCAAATGTCTTACCAGATAGCAGTTTACTTCAAATTAACTCATCCTTGATTTTCTATTTCAGCTCTGCGGGTTTAGTGGAAGCTCCTCAAGCCCCTGCTTTTGTTCTGTGAACGCAGGAATATGCTGTTTAGGGTGGCCATTGGCCTTGCTACGTTGTGTATTTATACACTCTGAAATGTTTCATTCTGCCTGCAATGTTGCTATTGAACACCAGCTGAAGGTATCTCAGGATAGAAGAAAAAGGTGCAAGTTAATGAATAACGCGGAAAAGGGAGTGTTAGTTAGTTTGCGGCAAGTGGACGGTTGCGTGTGGATCTGCCTTTCCTCCCGACCTGACTTTTCAGATAGAAGCGTCACAATGGAATGTTGTGATTGGTGTAGACAGGAGGAAATAAGGTGTGAATCCCCGGCTGAGCCAAGCAAGCAGAGGCACGGCTGAGTGGATCCGCCAGTCAGTCACTGCTGCATCAGTGAAAAACGTATGTTGGGCGAGGCACTCTCTCTTAGGGACTGCAACCTGCAATTGTGTGTGGGCAGTGGAGTGGAGAAGTATGGCAGGCAGTCAACAAATTAGATCATTCCCATCTGAGACAAGACTGAGACAAGACGGGGCTTTCAACAACCATAGAGAACTGTTAGCAGGCAGGGAGCTATTAGTGAATGAAAACCTTCTTGAGTTTGCTGCAGAGAATCCATTTGCCTCTGTCTCTGACCCCTGGGTGTTCCCTGATCCTGCCATCACATGGCCAGAACTGTTTGTATAGATAGCAAGCAGGGGCCTTGAGGATGGCTGCTTCACTAGTGAAATGGTACATGGAGCAGAGCAGGACATTGGAAGAATAGACCCATGATCTCAAGCAGTGGCATTTTGTCAATCGTTCCCTGTGAATCAGGATATttctaaaatgtcaatgtttgtTCTTTTCCCAATTGAATTCTTTTCAATCTTTTCCCCCCTCCTTTCAGTTGTTCCTCATCGACTTTGGTCTGGCCAAAAAATACCGGGACAACAGGACACGACAGCACATACCGTACCGAGAAGACAAGAATCTCACCGGCACAGCACGCTATGCCAGCATCAACGCGCACCTGGGCATCGAGCAGAGGTAAGAGCTCACCACCCAGTAACTACAGTCATGTGCAATCTATTCCAGCCTTCGCTGGATATTCTCTTCTCACTCCTTATCATTTGCACGCTTTCAGCCGGAGTGATTGGATTCCTAGGGCTTAATATAGAGGTTCATGGGTATTTTCCCCACTTTATTGGGATCATTTTTGGCATGAAGGAGCTTTTGATGTTCAGACTGTGTGTTCCTGCTGGGGCTGCAGACTGGCTCTAAGGACTTGTCCTCATGATGACCAAGATGCACTCATTGGTCAAGCTAGAATCGAGCATCCACCAACAGCTTGGTTGACCCAGAATCCTAGCTTTGACAAACAAGGCAGTGTGATTTAGCCAGACAAGTCATGCGCCCATAGCTCTGTATTGAGCTGTACTGTAACAATGCAAGTCCAAGACtagatgtttttattttatttgtactttTCCTTTTGACATACAAGTATGGTATATTACAGCAACGTAAGCATGCAGTAATTTTCATAAAACCTTTGATACGTTGTGAGCATTGTCTTTCGTATTAAGATAGAATTCAACATAGCTGGAAATCCTTTTGTTCCCCTGTCTAAACAGGCTTTTTATGAATGCTCGTTTTCATGTCATTTGAAGCATTCAGTTGGGATATGAAAAACACAGCATGTGGCTGCTCCACTGAGCCGTGCTCCAAAAACAAAATGTGAAGTAGTAGAAAAGGATTGCCTACTGTTGAAACACCGGAACAGGATAGACATCCCACCCCCTGCTTGCACTTTACCAGTTAAATGCTGTGTCACTGGTCTGGAAGTTAGTGTACAGCTTAGCCATTACAAAGGGCCTTGAGATTAATGTCAAATGTGTTGCTGTTGAACCAACTGAGATGTTACCTTTTTACGTACTGAATGCCAAATGTCTCTGTATGTTTCCAGTCGCCGAGATGACATGGAGTCGCTAGGCTACGTCCTGATGTACTTCAACAGAACCAGCCTGCCCTGGCAGGGACTAAAGGTAGGCCAGGCAGGTACTCTAGGGCTCCCAGTCCACTATATAAGTGGTTCATATTTCACCAACTCGCTCGCCACAGCTTTTCATCCATGCTTCTGCTACTAGACtttccccccccaaaaataaaaatataaaactgaTTTTCAGTTGTCTCCATAACAACTTGATTTCagattatttaaaatgttcatgaCATATTCACATTTGCATATTTTATTTACTCTGTAGctgaattatatatatatatatatatatatatatatatatatatatatatatatatatatatatattaattatatAGTTGTATTCTCTGACAACTTCTGGAATTAAATTGTTTAGTAACAGTACATAATATTCCTCGTACATTGCAGGATGTAAGCTAGTCTTAGTAGTAGATAACCCCTAACCTTCCATTCAAGTTGTAGTGTTACTTGAGGTCAGCTACTTCCCAAAGGTTAAGCTAGCTACCTTTTTTAAAATGAATTAATCCTGCAGAGATGTGGGGTGCCTCGAGTGTACTCAGTTTTATGCTTTTGTAAAGTCACCTAGACTTGCATTTGCAGCATAATGCACCTTCCCGCTTTCTAACGTTacgagggttaaatagggaacacGAGAAATCTGTGCTGTGTGTTAATGTAATTACATGGAACAGTAGCCTGCAGTGCTTGAAACTCAAGTCCTCAACAAGGTGTTAGGTACATACCTACAGAACCAAGCCATTCTTCATATACATACAGCCCCAGTTGCCCAGCCTAGCAAGATAGACTAGGTCACAAAATACAACATTTATGTACACATATTTGTATTACTGAGAAAAACAAGAAACATCCTCAAATGTCCCAAACTAATAcattacattttgttacattgtttATGGACCACTGACCTCACCGGCGGTGataaactgtgtgtgtgatgAGAAATTGCAAAGGGTAGTGTTAAACTGTGGTGCACAACATTTTCATTTCTCGCCCACATGTTCCACAGGCTGCCACAAAGAAACAGAAGTACGAGAAGATTAGCGAGAAGAAGATGTCCACTCCAGTCGAGGTGTTGTGTAAGGTGAGTAAAACCGTAGAAGGATCAAAACCTGGCACGCCCACCCCGCGGACTGAGTTACTCGTATTTTTATTTGGGGTCACCGGGTCAGAAAGGTAGATGCATACTATGGAAGTCCTTGAGTAGCCGCATCAGCCAGTGAAGTACGAGTCTGGTTGAAGGAGTTCTTCTAAAGGCTGTCTCGTAGCGTACGAGAGTAGAGATGTTGGCTGGTGTCGCTAATCTAATCCAGTCTTTAAATAGTGGCTGTTATGTATCCATCACCTTGGACCTGAAAGCATGGTGGCCATTGCTTATTAGAAGACTAAGTAGCTGGCTGAGAGTGTGCTAAAGACAACGCCTTGCATTAAGCTGTGGAGTGACTTGTTACACACTGACTTTTTTCTTTCAGTaattacccttattttaccagaacACATCTCAGAGTAGTTTATTAGGCACTGACTGTCATGGTAAATAATGTACACATGACAGTAAGCCAGACAGTTGGGAATGGATCTATAGATAACCTTCCAACTCTCCTGCGGTTGTTTCCAGGGTTTCCCAGCAGAGTTCGCCATGTACCTGAACTACTGCCGTGGGCTGCGGTTCGAGGAGGCACCTGACTACATGTACCTGCGTCAGCTGTTCCGCATTCTCTTCAGGTGCTCGTCATTTCTCAACCTCTAACACGAACCTCTCTGTCCCCAAGGGAGCTGAAACGCTCACACACACCAAATCACATGTTTCTTTCTCACTGTCAGACCCACGGGGAAGAAAAACATGAATTGGTTGCATTGCATGTAAAGCATATGGAGTTCTTTAAGGTGTATGAGGAACAGACTGTACTAGACATTTCGTTATTAAGTGTTCTTTATGAAACAAAGTGAAAGGAGCAACTGCTATAGTCCTGTGTTTTTCATGTAGTCTCTTTCTGCTTTTATGTATGTTTAGGCTGAAAACAAGTAGTCCTTTGGGAGCAATAAAGAGTTATTGAATATAGGAGAGCGCAGTGTGACTGCATGTCTGAAAGTGTCTGTTTTTGTCCAGGACCTTGAACCACCAGTACGACTACACATTTGACTGGACGATGCTGAAGCAGAAAGCAGCCCAGCAGGCTGCGTCCTCAGGGGGACAGGGGCAACCGGCACAAACCCCCACAGGCAAGCAAACTGACAAACCCAAGAGTAACATGAAAGGTTAGTAGCAAAAAGCCAAGCGACGTTTGGAGTGCAAAAATGGAGACGCCAATTGCTTTCATTTTCGTTCCCCTTTcaaagtggtaaaaaaaaaaaatagtggaTTTGGAACATTCTCTCCCAGCGGGTTAATGAGACCACAAACAACACAACAGTGTTAGTTCGAGGAGGCCCCTGAAAGATAGAGAATTCAATTGGTCTGTCTTGCAGATGCAAAGACGTCCTTGGGAAATTTGACTACTAACTTTGTACCCAAATGTATTTTCTTCTCTGGGACAAAGGATTGTGGCTTTATAATCTTCTGTGGATGTTAAAATCATAGTGATTTCCCTCTTTTGAATTAACCTCTTCTCTAAATGGGATGTACGATTGACTCTTGATTTCTCGCAATCATTGTTCAAGGATCTAACACTTGTTAATCTTTATTGTAATGCTCTCAGATACAGTACTTGGATGAGTGGGATTGAGATTCTAACCACAGACTAACAATGGTCCAATGGTAATACATGGCTACctgttttcatgtgtattttaGTGCTCATGTGATGTGACTCTTGAATGACCTCTTTTAATTCcagtctctaccctccctctcgtAGAGGGTATCCCGGGTGCCCAGGGTTGATGGCAGAGGAGTCAACCCAATTTTTCAAAAAACCTGAAGCAGTTTTCATCAGGTGATGACTAGGATTTCCACAGGGATGAGGCAATAGCCCATTTAGGTGTGTAATCTCTG
This genomic window contains:
- the LOC123492845 gene encoding casein kinase I isoform X7, whose translation is MASSSGSKAEFIVGGKYKLVRKIGSGSFGDIYLAINITNGEEVAVKLESQKARHPQLLYESKLYKILQGGVGIPHIRWYGQEKDYNVLVMDLLGPSLEDLFNFCSRRFTMKTVLMLADQMISRIEYVHTKNFIHRDIKPDNFLMGIGRHCNKLFLIDFGLAKKYRDNRTRQHIPYREDKNLTGTARYASINAHLGIEQSRRDDMESLGYVLMYFNRTSLPWQGLKVGQAATKKQKYEKISEKKMSTPVEVLCKGFPAEFAMYLNYCRGLRFEEAPDYMYLRQLFRILFRTLNHQYDYTFDWTMLKQKAAQQAASSGGQGQPAQTPTGKQTDKPKSNMKVSTLPLVEGIPGAQG
- the LOC123492845 gene encoding casein kinase I isoform X1, whose amino-acid sequence is MASSSGSKAEFIVGGKYKLVRKIGSGSFGDIYLAINITNGEEVAVKLESQKARHPQLLYESKLYKILQGGVGIPHIRWYGQEKDYNVLVMDLLGPSLEDLFNFCSRRFTMKTVLMLADQMISRIEYVHTKNFIHRDIKPDNFLMGIGRHCNKCLESPVGKRKRSLAVSSSQDPSFSGLNQLFLIDFGLAKKYRDNRTRQHIPYREDKNLTGTARYASINAHLGIEQSRRDDMESLGYVLMYFNRTSLPWQGLKVGQAATKKQKYEKISEKKMSTPVEVLCKGFPAEFAMYLNYCRGLRFEEAPDYMYLRQLFRILFRTLNHQYDYTFDWTMLKQKAAQQAASSGGQGQPAQTPTGKQTDKPKSNMKVSTLPLVEGIPGAQG
- the LOC123492845 gene encoding casein kinase I isoform X3 encodes the protein MASSSGSKAEFIVGGKYKLVRKIGSGSFGDIYLAINITNGEEVAVKLESQKARHPQLLYESKLYKILQGGVGIPHIRWYGQEKDYNVLVMDLLGPSLEDLFNFCSRRFTMKTVLMLADQMISRIEYVHTKNFIHRDIKPDNFLMGIGRHCNKCLESPVGKRKRSLAVSSSQDPSFSGLNQLFLIDFGLAKKYRDNRTRQHIPYREDKNLTGTARYASINAHLGIEQSRRDDMESLGYVLMYFNRTSLPWQGLKVGQAATKKQKYEKISEKKMSTPVEVLCKGFPAEFAMYLNYCRGLRFEEAPDYMYLRQLFRILFRTLNHQYDYTFDWTMLKQKAAQQAASSGGQGQPAQTPTVSTLPLVEGIPGAQG
- the LOC123492845 gene encoding casein kinase I isoform X6; the encoded protein is MASSSGSKAEFIVGGKYKLVRKIGSGSFGDIYLAINITNGEEVAVKLESQKARHPQLLYESKLYKILQGGVGIPHIRWYGQEKDYNVLVMDLLGPSLEDLFNFCSRRFTMKTVLMLADQMISRIEYVHTKNFIHRDIKPDNFLMGIGRHCNKCLESPVGKRKRSLAVSSSQDPSFSGLNQLFLIDFGLAKKYRDNRTRQHIPYREDKNLTGTARYASINAHLGIEQSRRDDMESLGYVLMYFNRTSLPWQGLKVGQAATKKQKYEKISEKKMSTPVEVLCKGFPAEFAMYLNYCRGLRFEEAPDYMYLRQLFRILFRTLNHQYDYTFDWTMLKQKAAQQAASSGGQGQPAQTPTGF
- the LOC123492845 gene encoding casein kinase I isoform X2 produces the protein MASSSGSKAEFIVGGKYKLVRKIGSGSFGDIYLAINITNGEEVAVKLESQKARHPQLLYESKLYKILQGGVGIPHIRWYGQEKDYNVLVMDLLGPSLEDLFNFCSRRFTMKTVLMLADQMISRIEYVHTKNFIHRDIKPDNFLMGIGRHCNKCLESPVGKRKRSLAVSSSQDPSFSGLNQLFLIDFGLAKKYRDNRTRQHIPYREDKNLTGTARYASINAHLGIEQSRRDDMESLGYVLMYFNRTSLPWQGLKAATKKQKYEKISEKKMSTPVEVLCKGFPAEFAMYLNYCRGLRFEEAPDYMYLRQLFRILFRTLNHQYDYTFDWTMLKQKAAQQAASSGGQGQPAQTPTGKQTDKPKSNMKVSTLPLVEGIPGAQG
- the LOC123492845 gene encoding casein kinase I isoform X4, with translation MASSSGSKAEFIVGGKYKLVRKIGSGSFGDIYLAINITNGEEVAVKLESQKARHPQLLYESKLYKILQGGVGIPHIRWYGQEKDYNVLVMDLLGPSLEDLFNFCSRRFTMKTVLMLADQMISRIEYVHTKNFIHRDIKPDNFLMGIGRHCNKCLESPVGKRKRSLAVSSSQDPSFSGLNQLFLIDFGLAKKYRDNRTRQHIPYREDKNLTGTARYASINAHLGIEQSRRDDMESLGYVLMYFNRTSLPWQGLKVGQAATKKQKYEKISEKKMSTPVEVLCKGFPAEFAMYLNYCRGLRFEEAPDYMYLRQLFRILFRTLNHQYDYTFDWTMLKQKAAQQAASSGGQGQPAQTPTGKQTDKPKSNMKGF
- the LOC123492845 gene encoding casein kinase I isoform X5, with translation MASSSGSKAEFIVGGKYKLVRKIGSGSFGDIYLAINITNGEEVAVKLESQKARHPQLLYESKLYKILQGGVGIPHIRWYGQEKDYNVLVMDLLGPSLEDLFNFCSRRFTMKTVLMLADQMISRIEYVHTKNFIHRDIKPDNFLMGIGRHCNKCLESPVGKRKRSLAVSSSQDPSFSGLNQLFLIDFGLAKKYRDNRTRQHIPYREDKNLTGTARYASINAHLGIEQSRRDDMESLGYVLMYFNRTSLPWQGLKAATKKQKYEKISEKKMSTPVEVLCKGFPAEFAMYLNYCRGLRFEEAPDYMYLRQLFRILFRTLNHQYDYTFDWTMLKQKAAQQAASSGGQGQPAQTPTGKQTDKPKSNMKG
- the LOC123492845 gene encoding casein kinase I isoform X8 codes for the protein MASSSGSKAEFIVGGKYKLVRKIGSGSFGDIYLAINITNGEEVAVKLESQKARHPQLLYESKLYKILQGGVGIPHIRWYGQEKDYNVLVMDLLGPSLEDLFNFCSRRFTMKTVLMLADQMISRIEYVHTKNFIHRDIKPDNFLMGIGRHCNKLFLIDFGLAKKYRDNRTRQHIPYREDKNLTGTARYASINAHLGIEQSRRDDMESLGYVLMYFNRTSLPWQGLKAATKKQKYEKISEKKMSTPVEVLCKGFPAEFAMYLNYCRGLRFEEAPDYMYLRQLFRILFRTLNHQYDYTFDWTMLKQKAAQQAASSGGQGQPAQTPTGKQTDKPKSNMKVSTLPLVEGIPGAQG